The genomic DNA TCCACCCCTGTGCCCTCCCATTCTGCTCCTCCTGTAGGATCAAGCAGCCTGCCCTGAAACTACATGGAAACAAAGACAACATGTGTAAGCCCTGTCACATGGCCCACCTTGCCTCCGTCTGCGGCTCTGATGGCCACACTTACAGCTCAGTGGTGAGAAGCCCTGGCcccaggaggggtgggggtggggtgcactGGAGTCCGCAGGGAGCAGAGAGGACAGCTCAGCTGGGCCTTCTGTGGGGCTCCCAGTACTGCTGTGGGGCCACATGCACTTGTCAGCGCATTCAGCGTGGCCGACCACAGCAGGGGCACCAAGCCCAGGAGTCTGAGCCAGACCCTGCCCCTGACCTCGGGCAggtgcaggtgggggctggggcctggaggAGACCGGTAACTGCAAGTCAGAGTAAGTGAGGAAAGGGCCTCATGAAAGTATGGAGGGCAATGGAAGGAAGGAGCTCCGTCGTCTAGGTGCTGGGGGTTGAAATCTTCCCATGGGTGGATATCCACGTGGACAGGATGGTTCACCAGCAAGCACCAGGCATTCTGGGGCAGGAGGAAGTAATCCTCCGTGAGACGACAATGTGGGAGGGAACAGTGGTTGGGTGAATGAATTCCAACTTGATGGGAtttttgtgagggttaaatgagacagTATTTGTGaaagcattttataaactttaaagtaCCCTAGAAATGCGGGTTCTAATTGTGAATGCTTCTGCTAGCTGTGAGGAGTTGCTTGGTGTCTGGAGGGCATGGACTGTTAGCTGGAGTTGGGTTCTGGGGCTTAGGAACCCTTTTGGGGTGAGAGTCACCCGTTGTGGGTGATGATTGACGCTGGGGAGGGGATGAGGTCACCCAGGGAGAATAAGGCAGGGAGAGAGAATAAGCAAAGGGGCAGAAGCTGCATGGAGGAGGGGTACAGAGGACGCAGGCGGAGCTGGTAGAGAGAGAGGAGAGCGCTGAGTCACGCCACCTGAGGGCAAAGCAGGGTTTGGGCAGGAGGCTGTGGTCTGAGGGTCCCAGTGCTGCCCTGTGGGGAGGTGGAGGTCATCGGGAGGTCTGGCTTCCAGCCCAGCCCCGTGGCCTTGGCTGAGTCACTGGGCTTCTCTGAGCTTCCGTGTTCTCTGCTGAGTACGAGAAACACAATTCCTCCCTCACAGAACTGTCGGGGGCCAGGTGAGGTCACGTTGTAAAATGCTACGAGGGCCCGCTTCCATGAGCGGTCATCCCATGGGGAGAAAACAGACACGACCAGGGGAAAACACTTGAAGGGCGAGGAATGGATGAACCCCTCTGGAAACTGTAAAGGCCAGGGAATTAGCAGATGTTCAGTAGCCAGTAGCTGTTTGTTATCAAGAGAGCCCATGGAGGTGACTGTGGGAAGGCCATGAGGGAGGGGCCCACAGCCGCTTACCTAGGGGCCAAGGGactgtggggaggaagaggagaggccaAGAGGGCGAGGAGGGGTGGGTGagtgggggtgaggggatgggggttTCCTGGGAAGGACAACTGTGCAGAGAGGCAGGCTGGTGCGGAGTGGGGCTCCTGGGAGCCTTTGAGTCCCCCCGCTTCCTGGGCCTGCTGCCCCTGACCACTGTACACCTGTGGCCTCCAGGGGGATTAGGAGGGCCGCTCCAGGCTGTTCGTGGGTCTGTCCCTCCCATCTCCAAGGAGGAAGGCAGATGTGGCTGCCATGGTTGGCTGGAGGGTGCCCCTAGCAGTGTCCCCGTCACCCAGCCCGACCTTTCTTTTTGTGCAGTGTAAGCTGGAGCAGCAGGCATGCCTGAGCAGCAAGCAGCTGATGGTGAGATGCGagggcccctgcccctgccccacggAGCAGGCCGCCACCTCCTCCACAGGTGGCAAACCAGGTAATGAGTGCTGGGCCGCAGCCAGGCAAGGGGTGGGAGGCggctcactgccagggccccgggaCGCCTCCTTCAGGAGAAGTAGCAAAGACAGGGACAGGCCTGAGGGACCTGTGGGTCTGGAGGTCTGGTTTACATGGAGCAGGAGGGCCCCGACCTCATCCCAGGGAGACTGCGCTGGGTGTTTTTAGTGCTAGGGAgtgaggtggaggaggaaggtgggagaggaggagagagagcctCTGATTTCTAactccccttccctctggcatCCCACTGCCCAGCCTCCAGGCCTGTAGGGCAGCACCCCCAGCTGAGACCATGCTTGCTGCTTCACCCCACCTTCACCCTCCACCCTCTTCTCCCTGTTCTGCCGACTGCAGAGACCTGCACGGGCCAGGACCTGGCTGACTTGGGGGATCGGCTGCGGGACTGGTTCCAGCTCCTTCATGAGAACTCCAAGCAGAACGGCTCAGCCAGCAGTGGGGCCCACCCGGCCAGTGGTACAGGAGCTGGTTGCTctgcaggggaggagggtgggagatggggggaCGGGGGTACACTGGGCCACCTGGCTGCACTGGGGAGCACCCACTTTTGCTCCTTCCTGCCAGACCCTGAGCCCCTAAAAGAACCTAAACCTCAGAACAAGGGGAGGGAGGCTTGATCAGACAGGAGGGATTTGGGATAGCTAACAGGAGGAACTTCTTAAAATGAGTGGAAGGAAGCTAAACCCTGAAATGGGTAGCCAAGGGAAGGTAAGGAATTATTTTCCCTGAAGGGCTTTCAAAACAGGGTTTTGACTGGTTTGGGTGCAGTCCTAGGCAGAGGCCGAGGGATGGGCCTTCAGCCATTCTTGAATTTCTCAACGCCATGGTTGGATTCTGAGCTGTCCTGACCCTGAACAGAGGGCTGGGGCTGACAGAGAGGTGGAGGGatgaatggacagatggatggagcGATTTACCTTGAGCAGGTCTGAACCGTGGCCTTCTCCCCAGGGCTGGACAAGAGCCTGGGGGCCAGCTGCAAGGACTCCATTGGCTGGATGTTCTCCAAGCTGGACACCAGTGCCGACCTCTTCCTGGACCAGACGGAGCTGGCTGCCGTCAACCTGGACAAGTACGAGGTCTGCATCCGCCCCTTCTTCAACTCCTGCGACACCTACAAGGATGGCCGTGTTTCTACCGCCGAGTGGTGCTTCTGCTTCTGGAGGGAGAGTGAGTGTGGCCCCTCCCAGGGCCCCAGGCCCCCGGCCCTGCTGTGCGGGCTCTGCCCCTTGCTCCAGGCTGTCTTTGGGAGTTGGGGTGGCTACCTCCCCATGCCCTTTTCCTGCTCCCCCACTTCCTGCACTCTCTCAGCACCTCATCTCTTGGAGCCCAGGGAAGCCAGCACTTGAACTCCCTTCCTCGGCAGGCTCCAAGGTGGATTTTGTGGGTCCTGAAGCTTATGCACTTTCGGAGGCCTGCTTTAAGGAAGAGTATTAAAAACTACACATGTAAAATTTCTAGGGCCCCTCAGAGGGCTTGGAAGGG from Phocoena phocoena chromosome 16, mPhoPho1.1, whole genome shotgun sequence includes the following:
- the SPOCK2 gene encoding testican-2 isoform X2, translating into MRAPDCGRLALPLLLLTVATLAEGDAKRLKEGETPGNFMEDEQWLSSISQYSGKIKHWNRFRDEVEDDYIRSWEDSQQGDEALDTTKDPCQKVKCSRHKVCIAQGYQRAMCISRKKLEHRIKQPALKLHGNKDNMCKPCHMAHLASVCGSDGHTYSSVCKLEQQACLSSKQLMVRCEGPCPCPTEQAATSSTGGKPETCTGQDLADLGDRLRDWFQLLHENSKQNGSGWTRAWGPAARTPLAGCSPSWTPVPTSSWTRRSWLPSTWTSTRSASAPSSTPATPTRMAVFLPPSGASASGGRSPPAWQSWSVSRSRRLPRRSQESSSRAVTRMATTGRCSATRAAATAGVWTSWAWS